From a single Methylacidiphilum kamchatkense Kam1 genomic region:
- a CDS encoding arsenate reductase family protein, producing MAHKVLIYIKPTCSTCRKAVGILDEMKVDYEKIDYFSHPLSKEKWAELLKKMGKKPMEILRTKEETFTELKLDKHPFSEEALVEIIAAHPELIQRPILEIGDKAILGRPPECIKEFLRSVFNRSS from the coding sequence ATGGCTCACAAAGTTCTTATTTATATCAAACCTACATGTTCTACTTGCCGCAAGGCGGTTGGTATTCTAGATGAAATGAAAGTCGATTATGAAAAAATCGACTATTTTAGCCATCCTTTAAGCAAAGAAAAGTGGGCAGAGCTTTTAAAAAAAATGGGGAAAAAGCCTATGGAAATACTAAGAACCAAGGAAGAGACTTTTACAGAACTTAAGCTTGATAAGCATCCGTTCAGTGAGGAAGCGTTGGTTGAAATAATAGCTGCCCATCCTGAACTCATTCAAAGACCGATTCTTGAAATTGGAGATAAAGCGATTCTTGGAAGGCCTCCCGAATGCATTAAAGAATTTCTTCGCTCCGTTTTTAATCGTTCATCTTGA
- a CDS encoding HvfC/BufC family peptide modification chaperone, producing the protein MPINLQSLDAENPESLRKLQRLVLTWIRRPLNSKDRIRKRAEDGKSMEALAQEVFAPSRTMTSLERLEVYNQQYWFKMLEAFYQDFSGLSYLIGKRRFRKLLEAYLEKYPPRSARLGDIGSELEAFLKENPDFLGATIQEAAIDMVRLERALFRAIDAPAYPPLSSRDIMEVKPEALRISLQPHMSLLELQFAIEDFLLSGLDKSGMGTSEKGIVDRRKHPVKKLKRPFALERQKHWVVVHRFRNVPYIKPVEYPVFCFLSLLDKGHTLYEACEAFETSKEKGEENFSELELLQRAQEFMVLGWFCRYRENVL; encoded by the coding sequence ATGCCTATCAATCTACAGAGCCTAGATGCGGAAAATCCTGAAAGCTTGAGAAAGCTTCAACGATTGGTTCTAACCTGGATCCGTCGTCCGCTGAATTCCAAGGATCGGATCAGGAAAAGGGCCGAAGATGGAAAGTCTATGGAAGCATTGGCACAAGAGGTCTTTGCACCTAGTCGGACGATGACCAGCTTAGAACGCCTTGAAGTTTACAACCAACAATATTGGTTTAAAATGCTTGAGGCTTTCTATCAGGATTTCAGCGGGTTGAGCTATCTTATTGGAAAAAGGCGATTTAGAAAACTGCTAGAAGCCTATTTAGAGAAGTATCCGCCTCGCTCTGCTAGACTCGGGGATATTGGATCAGAACTAGAAGCCTTTTTAAAAGAAAATCCAGATTTTTTAGGTGCTACTATTCAGGAAGCGGCTATAGACATGGTTCGATTGGAACGGGCTCTGTTTAGAGCAATTGATGCCCCAGCCTATCCTCCTTTGTCTTCTAGGGATATTATGGAAGTAAAACCTGAAGCTTTGAGAATAAGCCTTCAACCGCATATGAGCCTGCTTGAGCTTCAATTCGCCATCGAAGATTTTCTCCTTTCTGGTTTAGACAAATCCGGTATGGGCACTTCAGAAAAGGGGATCGTTGATAGGCGCAAGCATCCGGTTAAAAAACTCAAGCGGCCTTTTGCTCTTGAAAGACAAAAGCATTGGGTAGTGGTGCATCGGTTTAGGAACGTTCCTTATATTAAACCAGTTGAGTATCCAGTCTTTTGTTTTTTGAGTCTCTTAGACAAGGGGCATACCCTTTATGAAGCTTGTGAAGCCTTTGAAACAAGCAAGGAGAAGGGAGAAGAAAATTTCTCTGAGTTAGAACTATTGCAACGGGCTCAAGAGTTTATGGTATTGGGTTGGTTTTGTCGATATAGGGAAAATGTTCTCTAA
- a CDS encoding pyridoxal-phosphate-dependent aminotransferase family protein — MSFPIQPFHIPKRLLMGPGPSPVHPSVLEKMSCAPIGHLDPLFLSLMEEIKTMLRAVFQTSNEFTFPISGTGSAGMEFCLVNLLEPHDRVLVGINGLFGRRMADLAIKLGAEVKTLEVPWGQSIEAEQLKEAIKKERPKIVALVHAETSTGICNPMEELAPIVAESGALFILDTVTSLGGSPVFIDQWKVDATFSATQKCIGSPPGLSPVSFSPRALEVIAKRKTKIPSWYFDCSLLYGYWGQERLYHHTAPINNNYGLHQSLRLILEEGLQNRWQRHYQAHLMLKEGIAQLGLKFFTPEDRRLWQLNAITVPDETIEAALRKKLLDAYGIEIGPGLGPLKGKIWRIGLMAEGARKENIEILLEALKNILSR; from the coding sequence ATGAGTTTTCCTATTCAACCTTTCCATATCCCCAAGCGCTTATTGATGGGGCCAGGACCTAGTCCAGTGCATCCGTCGGTCCTTGAAAAAATGAGCTGTGCACCTATAGGCCATCTAGATCCCCTTTTTCTTTCTCTTATGGAAGAAATAAAGACAATGCTAAGAGCTGTCTTTCAAACTTCCAATGAATTTACTTTTCCGATCAGTGGCACAGGAAGCGCTGGCATGGAGTTTTGTCTTGTCAACTTACTAGAGCCCCACGATAGAGTGCTTGTAGGAATTAATGGGCTTTTTGGCAGGCGTATGGCTGATCTAGCAATAAAACTGGGAGCAGAAGTCAAAACCTTAGAAGTGCCATGGGGACAATCGATCGAAGCCGAACAGCTCAAAGAGGCAATAAAAAAGGAAAGGCCCAAAATAGTGGCTTTAGTGCATGCTGAAACCTCGACTGGAATTTGCAATCCAATGGAAGAACTGGCTCCCATTGTCGCTGAAAGCGGGGCTCTGTTCATTCTTGATACGGTCACTTCTCTTGGAGGATCCCCTGTTTTTATCGATCAATGGAAAGTGGATGCGACCTTTAGCGCTACCCAAAAATGCATCGGCTCTCCTCCTGGATTATCTCCCGTTTCCTTTAGTCCTAGGGCCCTTGAGGTGATAGCAAAAAGAAAAACGAAAATTCCCAGTTGGTATTTTGATTGTTCCCTTCTCTATGGTTACTGGGGCCAGGAACGACTCTACCATCACACGGCACCGATTAATAATAACTATGGACTGCATCAATCCCTAAGACTGATTCTGGAAGAAGGACTGCAAAATAGATGGCAACGCCATTACCAAGCCCATTTGATGCTAAAAGAAGGAATAGCCCAACTCGGCTTGAAGTTTTTCACTCCCGAAGACCGTCGCCTCTGGCAACTTAATGCGATCACCGTTCCTGATGAAACAATCGAAGCTGCTCTGCGCAAAAAACTGCTTGATGCTTATGGAATTGAAATCGGACCTGGATTAGGACCGCTTAAAGGAAAAATATGGAGGATTGGTCTTATGGCAGAAGGAGCAAGGAAAGAAAATATTGAGATATTACTCGAAGCTTTGAAAAACATTTTATCAAGATGA